Proteins from a genomic interval of Trifolium pratense cultivar HEN17-A07 linkage group LG6, ARS_RC_1.1, whole genome shotgun sequence:
- the LOC123892361 gene encoding uncharacterized protein LOC123892361: MDVSLTQRMRSTLAAVYFGDGKPHLFRINDGETFEGLKQQLYQLNRTVNNPNDNRTVSNLLYRKPSIGSDGRVAFTRMAVENNDDVETMFSIFEQYSSTGPIELDATLTRSVEAILACLVGPEDPNRQTK; encoded by the coding sequence ATGGATGTCTCACTCACACAACGAATGAGATCTACTCTTGCGGCAGTTTACTTCGGCGATGGAAAACCGCATTTGTTTCGAATCAATGACGGTGAAACGTTCGAAGGTCTGAAACAGCAGCTGTACCAACTGAATCGCACCGTCAACAACCCGAACGACAATAGAACGGTATCAAATCTCCTGTATCGAAAGCCATCAATTGGTTCTGACGGACGCGTTGCTTTCACTCGTATGGCTGTTGAAAACAATGATGATGTTGAAACTATGTTTTCAATCTTCGAGCAGTACTCCTCCACGGGGCCTATCGAGCTAGATGCGACACTGACAAGATCAGTTGAAGCCATCCTTGCTTGTCTTGTTGGGCCGGAAGACCCAAATAGGCAAACTAAGTGA